The sequence below is a genomic window from Gossypium hirsutum isolate 1008001.06 chromosome A11, Gossypium_hirsutum_v2.1, whole genome shotgun sequence.
CACGGCCTGGGTTATGTTATATGGTCTGGCCACAAGgctatgtgacccctgtttcctaatttttcaaatttgtcctaaATTTTTTGgcttgtttcaaattagtccttagatgTTCCCAACTTATTTTTAGGACCCCATAAGCTCGAGTTAAGGTTTGTAAGAACATTTTTACATTGGATTATATGAATTATTGaatgttttcaattaatttgcataattacttttatttaaagttaaatgtttcgatttgtactgtaatgctccgtaactttAATCCGACGATGgagacgggttaagggtgttacagaccAAATGGTTCAAAATGGACATTTATGACCCTTAGATAACCTTGAGATTCTGATTTGTTATGTTGAGTAATAATTTCTTGGAATAGAAGAATGGTTGCTAGCATGATGATTACATAGTATGTCAAATTTCACTATGATATGTTATGATGTATGTGAGCATGTTCTAATTGTTTTTTGAAGGTAATATGACATGTTTGAAGTGAGAAATAGCCTTAAATGCACGAAATGGTATGTGTGGTAGGGCTTAAACTTGAAAAATGAAAGTTACGGGCTGGAAGTGCAATCGACATCTCGATGTCATTCGAATGACGTTTCAATGTGGGATCGACGTTGTGACTTCCTTTGTCGAGTCGTCTTGATGAGGAACCTCTTCTAGATCTTGTCCCGACGTGTTACATCATGTCATCTCAACGTGGCGCTTGGCTTGTCCATGACATGATTTCACagctttgcaatttagtccttagaatTTGGTGATGTATTGGAGTCCCAAATGTCTATGAAATGCTTTGAAAATTTACATACCAAGGTCTTAGATGTTTAATTTTGTTAATCTatgataattttgtaatttgattgttttaaataatttttcattatttcattttagtccctaagataacttttttttaatgtattagtTTTTAAATTAACAACAACCAAATAACAatcaaaattaaatcaagttaagCAGACAAAAGATTAACTCACTTTACTGTTCCTAATAAACTTTAGAACTCCGGTTTTATCGAGTTAGCTATTGATTAACCAGTTGTTACCTCTCGacttctaactaattaactaatacACCAATACATATTTATCTCTAGACCTCATTTAATTGACtaggataaattatgatttactcggtAAACTTATCTTTCATTCTTgtttatcctaaattacttcctagGGCCATCACTTCTAAGGTTTAATCacacataatttaaaccaactaacTCAGATTCAAACCCTAATTCATCCGTTAACTAGCCACACATCCGTTTATTAATCTCCTTAAATAAACTACTCACTTATGGATCTAGATGCAATAATCTCTAAATTCACATTCAACAtgcaaaattgtaaaataaataagaaaaaggaataaaataaataaatttgtttcGATGTCGATTTATGTGTGAAAGCTAAATTTCCTTTAACAGTTGCGAAGATAATCCCGATTGCAATTGgaaattgaaaacaaataaataaaacctaTTTAATTGAAAGCTTGGATCGAAATTGAATCCAAGATAGATAAGAATAAAAGctgttttaggactaaattgaaataaactaaaaactgaaaataaaaaccctaaaactaacTAAGTGGCTCACTTGGCCAAGCATAAACAAAAACTTAACAACCTCCCAAAACGAGGCTTAacattagaggtgatcatgggcagGGCCGGGTCGGGTTCGGGCctggctcaactaaaaatttaggcccattcatTGGGcttgggccgggccaggcccaaaaaatgggcttaaaattttgcccaagcccgacccaaataaaaatactaaaacccaaGCCCGGTCCGATCCTcccgtatttatttttatattaatttatataatttttaaatatatataatacatcaaaaatactaaaaaaatcaaaataaatattttccaacaaattgaaaataaattttaaaaaatatgtaaacttaaataacactaagatagatgcaacttaacatgcaaatacctctaaaataataataaaattaacaaatgcctttaaaataataacaaaattaataataaaataagttttatacaatatccaaatagtAACAACAAAATAGGAGCAACTAATAGTAATATGGtagcaaaatagagagaaaacaacaacaaaataacattcaaaaacaaaaaaaaagcagaattttttttcatttagtgaATTCGAGCCAGGCCGGGCTTggctgggcccgggccaaaatCCCTTACCCAAGGCTCGGCCctttttttaaacgggcctcatttttttgtccaagcctatttttcgggcctatatttttgcccaaaccctcccacatttcgggcgggccttcgggccaggccgggtagcccgacccatgagcaggtCTACTTAACATGTCTATTTATAGAGTTTATGATCCGACCTAAATAGGGTTGATTCACAACACTGCCttttgaatgtgaatattatggTTTTGAAGTCTGGTATTGCGACACCACTCCTCAGCGTTGAGACGCTGCAGTCGTCCTTCATCTTCTAAGCCTGAAAACTGTGTCCTATACACTAATTGAAGCTGTTAAATCACCCTAGGCCCATTAGGCCATGACATTGCTCAATATTGCgtaaaaaaatgcttattttgcataaattaaatataaagtaataaaaaccaaaaccaaaataaaaacatataaaaacattaGAAAACAAGTTCGTTAAGTGCAGGAAAGGCTTTAGTTTGCCACAATGAAATGTGACATATTGCTTTCTTCTTGagagagaagttgaatttgctattaaAGTAGAACCGGGTACTGCGTCGATCTCTATTgcaccatacagaatggctccgattgAATTGAAAGTTTAGTTACAAAAACCTTTAGATTGGGGATTTATTCGATTGAGTGTGTTGCCTTGGGGAGCCCcaagaaatgaaattataaaaaaaattcaaatttaaatttggaACATtgctaataaatattgaaaattgatATTGAGTTTCAAAGCTTCACGAAATTTCTATTCTTATGAAATTCAAGCAAATTAGTCTTCATAGCGTGTTTCAAAAAGAGGAGTATAACTTGAAAATAACATTTGATTTAGTGgaatttttacaaagtaaatttttctaaaaagttcttttatataaaaaaatggggAGATTGTTAGCTTTgattttcaaatgttttgatataacaaataaatttcaaaattcttctatcaaatatgtttaatttattttcaagtgTCTCAAACTCAAAATAATGTTCTCAAATGACTTAGACAAATCACAAATATTTTTGAGTAACCCTAAGACCCTTTAAAATAGTTTCCAAGCCTTAAAATACATTTTCTAAGTATTGAGACATATCTATACAAGTCTTGATACCACCTCAAATAGTTTTAAATAGAGGTTTCGAAAAGGGTATAGTATTGCGGCTTACCACCTAAGTCTCGATACCTAGAAGTTAAGGCTCAAGACTTAGGTGGCTAGTATCGAGACTTATGAAAACAGTacgcaaaagataaatgagagtaGTGCAATCTCGAGACTTACTAGTCTAAGTATTGAGAGTTACCCTTAAGTCAGGAGACTTGTTTGTCCACTCTTGAGACTTTAAGACTTCTAACGACTGTTGTTCAGCCAAGTCTCGATACCTATCCCTCAAGTATTGATACTTGACCCTGCAGACTACTTTAAATGCTTGAGATTAATTCTTCCAATGGCTAGAAGCTCCCTTTAACAACTCTAAACGTCCAAACATCAATTAGAGGGTATATATTCAAGTTAAGAACACTTGAAGATACATAAGAAGAACATCCAAGCatagaaatgaagagaaaagCATCAAATATTTGTTTATTCAATTTCTCTTGTACACATCTCTTAGGTTCTTATTGTTAAATCTTATTGTTATTCTCACATCCATTCTTCGAGAGAGCTTAACACTTGTAAATACACACCTTTTAGAGGCTTTCATTATTTACTGATTGCCTCGATTGTCGGCTAGTGtgacaggtcagttgtaatatttctAATGTTCAATGGAACACCGGaatattccaaggatcgaacccacaAGGTTTCGCGATTAAGTGAATTCTAAACTACAGACATGTAATTAAAGGAGTCTAGCTAACTACTCACAAAGAAATTATAGTACGGCAAGCCATACAATAGGTAAATTATACTAATTAATTCCCTAGAAatggaaaagaactaaattgtaaatcaAGCAAAACTATGAACTTAATCGATTAATAACAAGTAGTGGTCGGTTGACTTCTATTTTGCTTGTTAACCCTCGATTTAGGGAACTAAATTACTTAAACTCCTAAAATGGCTCAAATTTACCACGTTAGATGAATTAGTTtggtttatctctcgacctcacccaACTAACCTGGGACTATCAAATTGGTGCCAGATAAGATCTCCCCGCAGTCTCACTTATCTTAATTTTTCTTTAGGGGCGTTAATCCTAAGTTTTGaagtttattcgatttagtctaattttttaaatttagtccctgaTCTAAAAATTTAACTAGCTAACATTTCCATCAACCTCTCACTTCAGATTTAATTACCCATTATCATGCTTAAGCAAACAAAAACAAGATAATCACACTCAAGATGCATAAATGGAAAACACAAGAAAAAAGAGTAAAGCTTGGGCTTTTCTCTAAGAAgcttgaaaataataataatggcaacAAAGGAAATGTGAAAGAACACtttaaaataagatttttaatgatGAAACTAAAAGGAAACTGAGCTGCATTGAAAATAGGATTAAACTAAAAAATACTAGAAGTTTGAGGTActaaacaagtaaataaatctaGCTACAGTGTTAACTAACAACTATGGAAACTGAGAAAAATAAGACAAAAATAAACCTAATCCCTAAAGctataatgaaaaagaataaaccctaaaaatgaagagaaaaaattgaaaaaaaatgaaaaagaattaaGTGTCTAGTGTATATTTGTTCAGTTAATTTTTGGCATTTTTTAGCAAATTATAGACCCAAAAAATAGTGACCAAATTGCCCTTAATCATCTAATTTTTGTTAGGGGACATGTTCGACAAGGACTACACCTATGGTCATTTTTTGTCTTCCCTCGACAGTGATATCGTGATACCCATGGTCCAATATCGTGATATCCTCAACAATATTGAAATGGGGGTCCTTTGGGAGTTTTGGTTATCACAATACCACATTTGGTAGCTCAATCTTCCTTGTTTTTAACACTGTCAGTGGTATCAGAATTTCCATGCTTCGATACCGCGATACCCTCCCTTCTAGGTAATGTTCTCGTGCTGTTCAAGCCACTGTGGATTCCTTGCATAACTCACCAGCCTCGTTAGATTGCTCATGTGCCAATTGGCCATCTTTGGTCTCAAAATAGCACAAAATGCACACTAATCACTTATTAATGCAAAGaactaaaactaactaaaaacacGACAAAGACATCTAAATTGCTCGAAAATAAACTCGTTAAGTGTAATGgggagcctaatttgacatatcaaattacaacAGATCATTTACATATTTCTTTTGGATTGTAAAATAAAGGTTTTTGAGGTATAAAACCTTAAGTGAATTGTAAAGTGTTTTAGTAGAGCTTTGTGAAAAATAAAGGATTCTAGCAGGGGCGTAGccaggggggctggcatgggccccgacccccctaaaatggaaatttttattttaagcccttgcaattttttaaaaattttaaattagtaaaggtaaaattacactttggcccccctaaaattataaaaattcaatttaatcctttataaattataaaaatataaactagaaaaaattaaaatttcatccggccctCCTAAAAATTTTTTTGGCTTTGCCCCTGGATTCTAATTAAGCCATAAAAACTAGGGATAATGTTTTATCTTAgccttttaaaaaaatagagattgtGAAAGTTGTACCTTTTCCATAAAAGGtaacaattcaaatatagcaAATTGAAAAATCCTTGTTAAATTGTCCaaacttttcttttccttttctcatcatttagaaaagtttaaaaagaatttttaaaataccAATTTACCTCGCgtttaatatttatgagcctaaCACTTTACTTTGTCAAAATTTGatcattatattttataaaaactaagaaattaatcaaattgttgaaaaatagttaaaattgcATTATtactttttactaatttaatgTATATAAAGTATTGAATTATTGATTTTTCCTAATTCTTTATGTATATATTGTGAAACTATGTTTTTCAGAATAACGGTTTACTTAATGGACTACTTACAAAAGAGaagtaatttttttcaaagtaaaatatagaaattaaatttacaTTTCTTAATAAAAGCAGAAAATTCATAATTACATTATTGTAATTTTATTAGTAcgagaaataaaaattaagaaaatccaaaaggacaaatataaattcattaaatttattgTTTGTCTTAAATCACAAATtcgtatttaaattattatttttttcaagttgatacttaaaatttttttcttcttataaGTTATACTTGAACCATATTTCATTATCcaaattactaaaaacaaaaaaaggtaacagttaaaaaaattcttaagaactttataattaaaaaatccacaaaaattaaatattatttcattaaatttttttcttaaaaaaaagtaaaaatatgttCGTTTGTTTTGTTGTTCATACAAGAACTTATTTTGATGataggtaaattaaaaaaaaaaaacttgtcaaAAAATTTAGCCAAATTTAAAGCGACAAACCCAGATTCtggtgagtttttttttttcatttttatcaccTCAATTTCAAATCCTTTATCATCTGATTCAAAAttcatgtattatttttttaaaaaaatatctttctctattcttttaaatatttacaaattaaagttatctaacaattaaaaaataacttaaaagagaagaaagaaaggagagaaagtaagtatatatatttgaaaatttttaatttaatttaattctaatttttaaatttaatgaataatttaGGTAACAAAactaatcataaaaaaaattaacgttAAAGAAAGTAAAGAGAGttgaataaattttagttttgagtTACTCAATTTAGAGGAAAACTAGAGAAAAGAaagtgattttatttttaaaatacaaattactatttttatcatattaaccTTTTActtcaattattttataaaaaaattataataaataataatttccataattttttacggttattaattttaaatattcattaaCCTAAAAAATTTTCACTTTACTTTCATCTTCgttattttcttttacaattatttAACTCTCAACTTGGGTTAGGTTTAAGGCTTATTGTTTTTTCAGGAGAAATAATTAGTATTAAGTTATTAAACAAAGGAATAGTAAGCAAATAAAAGAAGATACAGAAAATAGATTGAAGAGGGAGCGATTGTAGAAGATAAAGAAATGGAATGTGGTTCTAAAGCAACACTCAAAGCTGTGGCTCTCATCACTGGAGATACCAACGTTAGAGGCTTTATTCACTTCACTCAAATCCCAAATGGTTCTCTCCCTCTTTCCTTCTTTCTCTATGTCTCTTCATCTTCTGAGACAATTGGATTTTAATGTTTCTTATTAATATAGGGATAACCCATGTCCAAGGAAAGATAACAGGCCTCTCTCCTGGCCTTCATGGCTTCCATATCCACGCCCTCGGTGATACCACCAATGGCTGCAATTCCACTGGCATCTCTCCCACTTTTCTCATCTTTCCCTATCCAATCCAATTCCCTTTGAttgctttgtttttctttttaatgatatgaaatttaaCTTTTTGACATTTATGCAAGTTGTGTGTTTAACTAAGGTCGATGTAGTTTATAGTACTAAGATGGGTGTTTTCCTTGATGAAGTTTAAATCTTTTAACTTATGCTATTTGCATAAATTATGTTCATATCATTTAGTTTAAAATGgaattttctttttacaaatttGTTGAATTTCGGTTGATGTCATTTATCATTAAAGTGGTTTCCCCCCCTCACTTTTTCTGATAAGAGTATACAGTTTTAGCATTTATGCAAATGTTTGGTCAAATTTtggtttattcatttatttctttcCCTCTATATGACATATGGCGATTTTTGTTGCTtacagttttttattttattttttattttatatactttaggGCCTCATTTTAATCCATTAAAGAAGGATCATGGAGCTCCAAGTGATGGAGAGCGCCATGCTGGAGATTTGGGTAATATCATTGCTGGCCCTGATGGTATATGCTGTTTctattatttatatgattatgatagacaattatttatgaatgaattatagtttttacaataataatgcaatgtctCCATTGCAGGAGTTGCTGAGGTCTCAATTAAAGATTGGCAGGTACTGAATTGtggtgtttttttttctcttcttagaaattaaaattttcatttttgtttgttttttctgGTGGCCTGTGACAATGAATTGATTTTGTTCTTTGGACTGGTAGTGGCACTTGTTAAGTTCTTTTAATATACTTAGTCTCCTATAATTTTGTTTCTTGAAGATGAATTACACTTAGCCATAATAATTGTTCTTCTTTTTGTTTCCATTTGTAGATTCCACTTAGCGGACAGCATTCCATTTTAGGGAGGGCAGTTGTTGTGCATGCTGATCCTGATGATCTCGGCAAAGgtgaaatttttggtttttcaaatTACTAGAGTTTGCATGTACCATTAAACTGCATTGTTTATTAGTAAAAAGAAGGATATGTTTTGTTGTGAACTTGTAGACAATTTAGTTATAAGATGATGACAAGAAGTTGTTAGAATTGATATGATGATTCCATATGTAATTTTCCAAATTGGTCTCACTTGGGATAAAATAGGTACTGAAAACGGCCTCATTTTTGTAAATGGTCCATGATACAAGGTAGTAAGCAGTCCAGTGTTGAAAGCAGTTATATACTAGTCACACAAGTTATATGTTTAAGAGCCCCTCAAAGAGATTTAAGGAGCTAAAAAGTTCACTGAGCACTTCTGAATGGGAACACTAGTTGCTAAAACTTTGATCATTTTAACAGTATATCCAAGTCAATTATTGTTTATAAACTAGAAGAGATATTAGTATCTTTGGATTCAATACGGATCTTCCTTTAATTCGAGATGTTTATAATAATGGCTTGATGTGATTAAGCCACTTCTTTTTGCTTGATTGGTTAAAAAAAGGTTTGGGGACATGGCTTCTGATGATGTCCTGAAATGTATTAGGATGCCGCTTCTGTTGCCTTCCAATAGGCTGCTCGAACATTTTTTGCTTTTCTTACTCTTGTCTGACATAATTATTTGTCATTCATTAAATATCTCTCTTAGTGTGACCATTGTCTGATCATTTTCATTCGTATTCTGCTCATGGTTTGTATACAGTGGCCCATAGAAATCACTTTTTGTTTTCACCATTTGGTTCTGACTAATTATGATAACTAATATGTAGGTGGGCATGAACTTAGCAAGACGACAGGGAATGCAGGTGCAAGAGTCGGATGTGGTAAGTATTAGTTTTCCTATTGTTGTTTTCTTAGAGCATCAGTTTGTTAATGGCTTGGCGTTGCCAAAATCAAGTTAGTTGGATGTAGCCAGGGGCGAATTTTAAAGGGGAGAGGGCATGGAAAAATTGCTATGCAGGCCCCTTAAGAagtgtttaaattataaattaatatttgatcAGATTGCACTTCCCCCAGCCTCCCCTCCCCaacaaaaaaaatggaaaaaattctATTATGTCCCTTCAGAAAATAATgaatcataaattaatacatgataaaattatattttgacctctcaaaaatttataattcaattccggCCCCCTTTAAGAAAAATCTTTGGATTCACCCCTGAATGTAGCTGTGATATATAAATGATTCACAAGCTTGGCATAGTTGCTTCTTCCTTCGTGTAGTTGTTGCACTGTCTTAGTAATATTGAAGACGATACAAACATGgcgtataaaaaataaatataacatatgACATGAAAAAATGACTCGAATATATGGACTGTCAGATCTAATGCTGCATTCATGTGGAACTCACTAACATATGCTTCTTTACTCTTGAGCAGGTATATTGAACACGATACAAACATggcatataaaaaataaatataacatatgACATGAAAAAATGACTCGAATATATGGACTGTCAGATCTAATGCTGCATTCATGTGGAACTCACTAACATATGCTTCTTTACTCTTGAGCAGGTATCATTGGCCTTCAATCATCTGTTTAGAAATAGTTTGGTTGCAGTTAAAATAGGTGGTAAAAAACTGCAAAGTATAATCTTCTGGTTGAGTTTATGTATCTCTCAGTAATCCGCTTGCAAACAAATCTGAGATGGAAGGAGATAAAAAACCtatttgtaatttatttgatCAAATATGGAAGGTACTTAAGTTaaaagaactttttttttttcagtaaAGACTAGACCCATAAACAGTTTGGGAAAGTCTTTAAGGTTGCTATTTTTCTATTTGCACCATTGAGCAATCTTATTTCTGaagtttgaactttttttttttaatgatatttcatgttttatatacTCTATTTTTTGGTACAAGGGAGGATGTACACCAAGAGAATTAGGATAGGAAATTGCATGTTTTGAGGATCAAACTTATTCGTTCCATTAAAAGTTT
It includes:
- the LOC107891526 gene encoding superoxide dismutase [Cu-Zn] 2 isoform X1, producing the protein MECGSKATLKAVALITGDTNVRGFIHFTQIPNGITHVQGKITGLSPGLHGFHIHALGDTTNGCNSTGPHFNPLKKDHGAPSDGERHAGDLGNIIAGPDGVAEVSIKDWQIPLSGQHSILGRAVVVHADPDDLGKGGHELSKTTGNAGARVGCGIIGLQSSV
- the LOC107891526 gene encoding superoxide dismutase [Cu-Zn] 2 isoform X2 produces the protein MECGSKATLKAVALITGDTNVRGFIHFTQIPNGITHVQGKITGLSPGLHGFHIHALGDTTNGCNSTGPHFNPLKKDHGAPSDGERHAGDLGVAEVSIKDWQIPLSGQHSILGRAVVVHADPDDLGKGGHELSKTTGNAGARVGCGIIGLQSSV